A window of Gemmatimonadota bacterium contains these coding sequences:
- a CDS encoding Rieske 2Fe-2S domain-containing protein has translation MSHCAGDCSRRRFVASTLAASISAFLVACGDGNIGGVTGDGGSGGAVNPPPPVGGGGGGASPLSIALADFPALAVDGGIARVDGSTSVPIAVTRVNATTYLAFSMICPHAGYRPIDITPAGFECPNHGARFAPSGGWTGGQRTRDLASYAVTLDAGAGTLTIS, from the coding sequence ATGTCGCACTGTGCGGGCGACTGCTCGCGGCGGCGGTTCGTCGCCTCCACGCTGGCCGCGTCGATCAGCGCGTTCCTCGTCGCCTGCGGCGACGGCAACATCGGCGGCGTCACCGGCGACGGCGGATCGGGGGGCGCCGTGAACCCGCCGCCGCCCGTCGGCGGTGGCGGCGGTGGGGCGAGCCCGCTCTCCATCGCCCTCGCCGATTTCCCTGCGCTCGCGGTGGACGGCGGGATCGCCCGGGTCGATGGCAGCACCAGCGTCCCGATCGCCGTGACGCGGGTGAATGCCACGACCTATCTCGCGTTCTCGATGATCTGCCCGCATGCGGGGTACCGGCCGATCGACATCACGCCGGCGGGCTTCGAATGCCCCAATCACGGCGCGCGCTTCGCCCCGAGTGGAGGCTGGACCGGTGGCCAGCGCACGCGGGACCTCGCGTCGTACGCCGTGACCCTCGATGCGGGCGCGGGGAC